A section of the Xiphias gladius isolate SHS-SW01 ecotype Sanya breed wild chromosome 10, ASM1685928v1, whole genome shotgun sequence genome encodes:
- the LOC120795302 gene encoding polypyrimidine tract-binding protein 1-like isoform X3: MNSANGNDSKKFKGDVRSPGVPSRVVHVRKLPNDINEAEVIGLGLPFGKVTNLLMLKGKNQAFLELNSEECAQTMVSYYSSVTPVIRNHPIYMQYSTHKELKTDNSPNQVRAQAALQAVNALHGGGMGSMAISADASSMGGAASQSPVLRVIVENLFYPVTLDVLHQIFSKFGTVLKIITFTKNNQFQALIQYADGMTAQHAKLSLDGQNIYNACCTLRISFSKLTSLNVKYNNDKSRDYTRPDLPTADSQPSIDHQTMAAAAFAAPGIISASPYGGAHAFPPTFAIQQAAGLSVPGIPSALASLGVGHGSMAAAAAAASRLGLSGLTASGGHNVLLVSNLNPESVTPHCLFILFGVYGDVMRVKILFNKKENALIQMSDGTQAQLAMSHLNGQRLHGRAMRVTLSKHTTVQLPREGHEDQGLTKDYSNSPLHRFKKPGSKNYSNIFPPSATLHLSNIPPSVVEDDLRRLFASSGATVKAFKFFQKDRKMALIQMGSVEEAIESLIEFHNHDLGENHHLRVSFSKSTI, from the exons ATGAACTCAG CCAATGGCAACGACAGCAAAAAATTCAAAGGTGACGTCCGCAGTCCTGGTGTTCCGTCACGCGTGGTCCATGTACGCAAACTGCCCAACGACATAAACGAGGCTGAGGTTATTGGTTTGGGACTGCCCTTTGGGAAGGTCACTAATCTGCTGATGCTGAAAGGGAAAAACCAG GCGTTCTTGGAACTAAACAGTGAGGAGTGTGCACAGACAATGGTGAGCTACTACTCCTCTGTCACCCCCGTCATTAGAAACCACCCCATTTACATGCAATACTCAACCCATAAGGAGCTCAAGACGGACAACTCCCCTAACCAAGTG CGTGCCCAGGCAGCTCTGCAGGCAGTCAATGCATTGCACGGAGGAGGGATGGGAAGCATGGCCATTTCCGCAGACGCAAGTAGCATGGGAGGAGCAGCGTCTCAAAGCCCCGTACTCAGAGTCATAGTGGAAAACCTCTTCTACCCAGTCACCCTGGATGTACTACATCAG ATTTTTTCTAAGTTTGGCACTGTGCTGAAGATTATCACTTTCACTAAGAACAACCAGTTCCAGGCTCTGATCCAGTATGCTGATGGCATGACAGCCCAGCACGCTAAACTG TCTCTGGATGGACAGAACATCTACAATGCCTGCTGTACCCTGAGAATTAGCTTCTCCAAGCTCACCAGCCTCAATGTCAAGTACAACAATGACAAGAGCAGGGATTACACCCGGCCAGACCTCCCAACTGCAGATTCACAGCCCTCCATTGATCACCAGACCATGGCTGCCGCTGCATTTG CTGCACCAGGCATAATCTCAGCCTCTCCCTATGGTGGAGCACATGCCTTCCCCCCAACCTTTGCCATCCAACAGGCAGCAG gTCTGTCGGTGCCTGGTATTCCCAGTGCCCTGGCATCCCTGGGTGTGGGCCATGGTAGCATggcggctgcagcagcagctgccagCCGGCTCGGCCTATCAGGGCTCACAGCCTCTGGGGGACACAACGTCTTGTTGGTCAGCAATCTGAACCCTGAG AGCGTTACGCCACACTGCCTCTTTATTCTTTTCG GCGTGTATGGCGATGTGATGAGGGTGAAGATCCTGttcaataaaaaggaaaatgctcTGATCCAAATGTCAGATGGCACGCAGGCTCAGCTAG CTATGAGCCACCTGAATGGCCAGCGGCTTCATGGCAGGGCCATGCGCGTGACATTGTCAAAACACACCACAGTGCAGCTGCCAAGAGAAGGCCACGAGGACCAGGGCCTCACAAAGGACTACAGCAACTCACCGCTGCATCGTTTCAAGAAGCCTGGCTCCAAAAATTACTCCAACATCTTCCCACCCTCTGCAACACTCCACCTCTCCAACATACC GCCTTCTGTGGTGGAGGATGATCTCAGGAGGCTGTTTGCCAGCTCAGGAGCCACAGTCAAGGCCTTCAAGTTCTTTCA aaaagaTCGCAAGATGGCCCTGATCCAGATGGGCTCAGTCGAGGAGGCAATTGAGTCCCTCATTGAGTTCCACAACCACGATCTGGGAGAGAACCACCACCTTCGAGTGTCCTTCTCCAAGTCCACCATCTGA
- the palm1b gene encoding paralemmin 1b: MAEVSQEERLQAIAEKRKKQTEIENKRRQLDDDRRQLQHLKSKALRERWLLDGAPAEEETQKRLQEDEVKTKLLEQVILRLEQEIEELETGAPADKGVAKENGGENGVVQTSGQTPKREVTGIEAKLLGPSPDQASADNPVTLVFMGYKTVEEEQETRTALGMEGVDGNVKAEFVVIEDGEGKAGGEAATEEQAPPNGSMAEKEKVDGGGEEGEKEKEKKQTCKCCTVM; this comes from the exons ATGGCTGAGGTGTCACAAGAGGAGAGACTCCAGGCCATCGCT gagaaaaggaagaagcagacagagattGAAAACAAGAGGAGGCAGCTGGATGATGATCGACGGCAACTCCAGCATCTCAAG TCAAAGGCACTGAGAGAGCGCTGGTTGTTAGATGGGGCTCCAGCCGAGGAGGAGACCCAGAAGCGTCTGCAGGAGGACGAGGTGAAGACCAAACTTCTGGAGCAGGTCATCCTCAG GCTGGAGCAAGAGATTGAAGAACTGGAGACAGGCGCCCCAGCCGATAAGGGTGTGGCCAAAGAAAATGGAG GTGAAAATGGAGTAGTGCAGACCTCTGGTCAGACCCCCAAGAGAGAGGTGACAGGGATTGAGGCCAAGCTGCTGGGTCCCAGTCCTGACCAAGCTAGCGCAGACAACCCCGTCACCCTGGTGTTCATGGGCTACAAGACCGttgaagaggagcaggagaccCGCACAGCCCTGGGAATGGAAGGGGTGGACGGCAACGTAAAGGCTGAGTTTGTTGTGATCGAGGATGGGGAGGGGAAAGCGGGAGGAGAGGCAGCCACAGAAGAGCAGGCTCCACCCAACGGGAGCatggcagagaaagaaaaggttgaTGGAGgtggggaggaaggagagaaggaaaaggagaagaaacagaCCTGCAAATGCTGCACGGTcatgtga
- the LOC120795302 gene encoding polypyrimidine tract-binding protein 1-like isoform X2: MATPAEAGPRLFLALGSAWTNQRSPPCVQPFCKKIKQVCRPTFASDLQFFSCAMDGRLDADLYPLGSGYVPEIDVHDISVGTKRGSDELFSSCISNGPYIMNSANGNDSKKFKGDVRSPGVPSRVVHVRKLPNDINEAEVIGLGLPFGKVTNLLMLKGKNQAFLELNSEECAQTMVSYYSSVTPVIRNHPIYMQYSTHKELKTDNSPNQVRAQAALQAVNALHGGGMGSMAISADASSMGGAASQSPVLRVIVENLFYPVTLDVLHQIFSKFGTVLKIITFTKNNQFQALIQYADGMTAQHAKLSLDGQNIYNACCTLRISFSKLTSLNVKYNNDKSRDYTRPDLPTADSQPSIDHQTMAAAAFAAPGIISASPYGGAHAFPPTFAIQQAAGLSVPGIPSALASLGVGHGSMAAAAAAASRLGLSGLTASGGHNVLLVSNLNPESVTPHCLFILFGVYGDVMRVKILFNKKENALIQMSDGTQAQLAMSHLNGQRLHGRAMRVTLSKHTTVQLPREGHEDQGLTKDYSNSPLHRFKKPGSKNYSNIFPPSATLHLSNIPPSVVEDDLRRLFASSGATVKAFKFFQKDRKMALIQMGSVEEAIESLIEFHNHDLGENHHLRVSFSKSTI, translated from the exons ATGGCGACTCCAGCAGAGGCTGGTCCCCGCCTGTTTTTGGCTCTTGGAAGTGCCTGGACTAATCAGCGCTCGCCTCCGTGTGTTCAGCCATTTTGTAAGAAAATCAAGCAAGTCTGCCGCCCTACCTTCGCTTCAGacctgcagtttttttcttgtgcaatGGACGG CCGCCTAGACGCTGACTTGTACCCTCTGGGATCCGGCTACGTCCCTGAAATTGA TGTCCATGACATATCAGTTGGCACAAAG AGGGGATCCGACGAACTCTTTTCTTCCTGCATATCCAACGGGCCCTATATCATGAACTCAG CCAATGGCAACGACAGCAAAAAATTCAAAGGTGACGTCCGCAGTCCTGGTGTTCCGTCACGCGTGGTCCATGTACGCAAACTGCCCAACGACATAAACGAGGCTGAGGTTATTGGTTTGGGACTGCCCTTTGGGAAGGTCACTAATCTGCTGATGCTGAAAGGGAAAAACCAG GCGTTCTTGGAACTAAACAGTGAGGAGTGTGCACAGACAATGGTGAGCTACTACTCCTCTGTCACCCCCGTCATTAGAAACCACCCCATTTACATGCAATACTCAACCCATAAGGAGCTCAAGACGGACAACTCCCCTAACCAAGTG CGTGCCCAGGCAGCTCTGCAGGCAGTCAATGCATTGCACGGAGGAGGGATGGGAAGCATGGCCATTTCCGCAGACGCAAGTAGCATGGGAGGAGCAGCGTCTCAAAGCCCCGTACTCAGAGTCATAGTGGAAAACCTCTTCTACCCAGTCACCCTGGATGTACTACATCAG ATTTTTTCTAAGTTTGGCACTGTGCTGAAGATTATCACTTTCACTAAGAACAACCAGTTCCAGGCTCTGATCCAGTATGCTGATGGCATGACAGCCCAGCACGCTAAACTG TCTCTGGATGGACAGAACATCTACAATGCCTGCTGTACCCTGAGAATTAGCTTCTCCAAGCTCACCAGCCTCAATGTCAAGTACAACAATGACAAGAGCAGGGATTACACCCGGCCAGACCTCCCAACTGCAGATTCACAGCCCTCCATTGATCACCAGACCATGGCTGCCGCTGCATTTG CTGCACCAGGCATAATCTCAGCCTCTCCCTATGGTGGAGCACATGCCTTCCCCCCAACCTTTGCCATCCAACAGGCAGCAG gTCTGTCGGTGCCTGGTATTCCCAGTGCCCTGGCATCCCTGGGTGTGGGCCATGGTAGCATggcggctgcagcagcagctgccagCCGGCTCGGCCTATCAGGGCTCACAGCCTCTGGGGGACACAACGTCTTGTTGGTCAGCAATCTGAACCCTGAG AGCGTTACGCCACACTGCCTCTTTATTCTTTTCG GCGTGTATGGCGATGTGATGAGGGTGAAGATCCTGttcaataaaaaggaaaatgctcTGATCCAAATGTCAGATGGCACGCAGGCTCAGCTAG CTATGAGCCACCTGAATGGCCAGCGGCTTCATGGCAGGGCCATGCGCGTGACATTGTCAAAACACACCACAGTGCAGCTGCCAAGAGAAGGCCACGAGGACCAGGGCCTCACAAAGGACTACAGCAACTCACCGCTGCATCGTTTCAAGAAGCCTGGCTCCAAAAATTACTCCAACATCTTCCCACCCTCTGCAACACTCCACCTCTCCAACATACC GCCTTCTGTGGTGGAGGATGATCTCAGGAGGCTGTTTGCCAGCTCAGGAGCCACAGTCAAGGCCTTCAAGTTCTTTCA aaaagaTCGCAAGATGGCCCTGATCCAGATGGGCTCAGTCGAGGAGGCAATTGAGTCCCTCATTGAGTTCCACAACCACGATCTGGGAGAGAACCACCACCTTCGAGTGTCCTTCTCCAAGTCCACCATCTGA
- the LOC120795302 gene encoding polypyrimidine tract-binding protein 1-like isoform X1 produces the protein MATPAEAGPRLFLALGSAWTNQRSPPCVQPFCKKIKQVCRPTFASDLQFFSCAMDGRLDADLYPLGSGYVPEIDSVHDISVGTKRGSDELFSSCISNGPYIMNSANGNDSKKFKGDVRSPGVPSRVVHVRKLPNDINEAEVIGLGLPFGKVTNLLMLKGKNQAFLELNSEECAQTMVSYYSSVTPVIRNHPIYMQYSTHKELKTDNSPNQVRAQAALQAVNALHGGGMGSMAISADASSMGGAASQSPVLRVIVENLFYPVTLDVLHQIFSKFGTVLKIITFTKNNQFQALIQYADGMTAQHAKLSLDGQNIYNACCTLRISFSKLTSLNVKYNNDKSRDYTRPDLPTADSQPSIDHQTMAAAAFAAPGIISASPYGGAHAFPPTFAIQQAAGLSVPGIPSALASLGVGHGSMAAAAAAASRLGLSGLTASGGHNVLLVSNLNPESVTPHCLFILFGVYGDVMRVKILFNKKENALIQMSDGTQAQLAMSHLNGQRLHGRAMRVTLSKHTTVQLPREGHEDQGLTKDYSNSPLHRFKKPGSKNYSNIFPPSATLHLSNIPPSVVEDDLRRLFASSGATVKAFKFFQKDRKMALIQMGSVEEAIESLIEFHNHDLGENHHLRVSFSKSTI, from the exons ATGGCGACTCCAGCAGAGGCTGGTCCCCGCCTGTTTTTGGCTCTTGGAAGTGCCTGGACTAATCAGCGCTCGCCTCCGTGTGTTCAGCCATTTTGTAAGAAAATCAAGCAAGTCTGCCGCCCTACCTTCGCTTCAGacctgcagtttttttcttgtgcaatGGACGG CCGCCTAGACGCTGACTTGTACCCTCTGGGATCCGGCTACGTCCCTGAAATTGA caGTGTCCATGACATATCAGTTGGCACAAAG AGGGGATCCGACGAACTCTTTTCTTCCTGCATATCCAACGGGCCCTATATCATGAACTCAG CCAATGGCAACGACAGCAAAAAATTCAAAGGTGACGTCCGCAGTCCTGGTGTTCCGTCACGCGTGGTCCATGTACGCAAACTGCCCAACGACATAAACGAGGCTGAGGTTATTGGTTTGGGACTGCCCTTTGGGAAGGTCACTAATCTGCTGATGCTGAAAGGGAAAAACCAG GCGTTCTTGGAACTAAACAGTGAGGAGTGTGCACAGACAATGGTGAGCTACTACTCCTCTGTCACCCCCGTCATTAGAAACCACCCCATTTACATGCAATACTCAACCCATAAGGAGCTCAAGACGGACAACTCCCCTAACCAAGTG CGTGCCCAGGCAGCTCTGCAGGCAGTCAATGCATTGCACGGAGGAGGGATGGGAAGCATGGCCATTTCCGCAGACGCAAGTAGCATGGGAGGAGCAGCGTCTCAAAGCCCCGTACTCAGAGTCATAGTGGAAAACCTCTTCTACCCAGTCACCCTGGATGTACTACATCAG ATTTTTTCTAAGTTTGGCACTGTGCTGAAGATTATCACTTTCACTAAGAACAACCAGTTCCAGGCTCTGATCCAGTATGCTGATGGCATGACAGCCCAGCACGCTAAACTG TCTCTGGATGGACAGAACATCTACAATGCCTGCTGTACCCTGAGAATTAGCTTCTCCAAGCTCACCAGCCTCAATGTCAAGTACAACAATGACAAGAGCAGGGATTACACCCGGCCAGACCTCCCAACTGCAGATTCACAGCCCTCCATTGATCACCAGACCATGGCTGCCGCTGCATTTG CTGCACCAGGCATAATCTCAGCCTCTCCCTATGGTGGAGCACATGCCTTCCCCCCAACCTTTGCCATCCAACAGGCAGCAG gTCTGTCGGTGCCTGGTATTCCCAGTGCCCTGGCATCCCTGGGTGTGGGCCATGGTAGCATggcggctgcagcagcagctgccagCCGGCTCGGCCTATCAGGGCTCACAGCCTCTGGGGGACACAACGTCTTGTTGGTCAGCAATCTGAACCCTGAG AGCGTTACGCCACACTGCCTCTTTATTCTTTTCG GCGTGTATGGCGATGTGATGAGGGTGAAGATCCTGttcaataaaaaggaaaatgctcTGATCCAAATGTCAGATGGCACGCAGGCTCAGCTAG CTATGAGCCACCTGAATGGCCAGCGGCTTCATGGCAGGGCCATGCGCGTGACATTGTCAAAACACACCACAGTGCAGCTGCCAAGAGAAGGCCACGAGGACCAGGGCCTCACAAAGGACTACAGCAACTCACCGCTGCATCGTTTCAAGAAGCCTGGCTCCAAAAATTACTCCAACATCTTCCCACCCTCTGCAACACTCCACCTCTCCAACATACC GCCTTCTGTGGTGGAGGATGATCTCAGGAGGCTGTTTGCCAGCTCAGGAGCCACAGTCAAGGCCTTCAAGTTCTTTCA aaaagaTCGCAAGATGGCCCTGATCCAGATGGGCTCAGTCGAGGAGGCAATTGAGTCCCTCATTGAGTTCCACAACCACGATCTGGGAGAGAACCACCACCTTCGAGTGTCCTTCTCCAAGTCCACCATCTGA